The segment GTAATTTATGgcttttataacctcaaaatttgtatttgtattctGAGGCTTATGCATTAgcacttaagatttttttttttttttcatttgtaaaaacagttttaagATTTAGAAATCATCAAAAATCTAGTTTAAccttcatgaaattaaaaaaaagctaaaataacTTTAAGTTAAAAAATGCAGACACATGGGTAGGTTCTAAATATAGCAGTATATACAGCAAACTCCTATTTGGCATAAACAGGTTACAACCTACACATGTAATAAAAACAACTAAATCAAATGTAAAAGGACAGGGGCTAATGTAATAGTACACATTGTAAGATGTCTTTTCATGTATTCATaccatgaaaaaatatttattagtgtAAACTATAAAACGACAAAAATGCAAAGTGTAAACAAACACGAGGATATGTTGATTTTGTATAATTCTCCCTTTTGTTCTGATATTTtctagggggaaaaaaattttccacCACttgtaaacacatttttttgtatgtcatgtaggtaataaaaaaaaattatgtacaaccagataaaaatataacatgtgtATAACTTCTCTTATTAACCTCTTACTGCCTACTGTATCATATATGATACATACCAATTTTCTCTCAGTCTTTACCTACAAAATGGTGCCAGcgtgtttatttttactttaatacatttattaagtaCATATTCAACATTAAAAGGCATTTACTGCACTCTGTGGGCGTTTCtgagaattattttttgtatgaatGTTCGCCATATTTTTTGTTACCACTGTGTTTGGAACGACAAgaaatagtatttttttgttatgtttgaaGGTAAGATATggctgtaaataaatatattccttTTAGTTTGATACATTTACCCTAAATTTAGTATATTTTAGTTTAAGTATTCTTGTACTGGTGTTTATTACATTGTTTTTGTTGTATGTATCGTATTTGTTACAACAGGAAACAATggaaaaagtattgaaaattataggttatgtgtgttttgttcagttatttatttttattagtactGCTTATGTTATTTATcacatatatttatttctgtttttgcAGATGGAGGAAAACACAATTTCCAGGAAACTGAGAACTGATTTTGCTGTCCCTGAAGATAGCGATGATAGTGATTTAGATGACAGTGATGCCGACCCAGACTATTTACCTAGTACATCTGGACAGCAAAGACAAGCCCTTAGGAGTACATCTGGTAATGTATTGTCTGATAATTCTGATAGTTCTGACGTTAGCAGTGATGAATCAACTCCAGTGGGTGCAACAACTGCAAAGATAGCTCAGTCATCACTGCACTGGGAAAAAGTTTCTCAAGAAAACAGTGAAAAACAATCTCCATCATGTAATTTACGTGAGGTATATAGTGAGGTGGAATCCCCTGTTTACTATTTCAGGATGTTTTTTGATGAGGATGTTCTGGACAATATTATGGAGCAATCTAATCTGTTTTCAGTCCAAAAGAACCCAAACAGACCTTTGAATGTGGATACAAATGAAATTGAGGTGTTCATGGGTTCATGCATATTCATGTCTGTTTTTGGGTTACCTCGGTCTCGCATGTTTTGGGCAAACAACACAAGAGTTGAGACAGTTGCCAATGTTATGCCACGTGATCGTTGGGAGTTTATAAAATCCTGTGTTCACTTCAATGACAACACGAAACTGCCATCTCGAAATGACCCGAATTGTGACAGGTTATTCAAAGTTCGCCCTCTAGTTGATGAAATgcagaaaaagttcaaaaacttGCCTTTACGTCAGATGTTGTGCGTAGATGAACAGATAATTCCCTATAAGGGAAAATCTGCTCTAAAACAGTACAATCCAAAAAAGCCTCACAAATGGGGGTACAAGGAATTCATCTTGTCTGATTCCAATGGCCTTGTTCACAATCTTGAAATGTACACGGGGAGTATAGCTCCGGTTGAAGGAATACCTGACATAGGCCCTAGTGGAAATATAGTTTTGCGACTGCTGGAGAATGTTCCCCGACATGAAGGATATCTATTGTACTGCGACAATTGGTTTTCGTCCTTGAAGCTGTTTTCTGTGCTCGCAGAAATTGGTATTGGAGTTCTTGGTACAATCAGAGTGAATCGCTTTCCTGGCCTGCAGTTCCAAACTGACAAAGAAATGAAGAAAGAGGGAGAGGAGTATTTGACGAAGTTGCCACAAAAGTGAATGGTGTAGAGATAAGAGCAATAAAATGGTTCGATAATCGGGGCGTTACGCTGGCATCAACTTTTGACTGTGCATACCCTCTAGGAGAAGTAAAACGTTTTGACAGGAAAACCAAAACTGAGGTTACAATACCTTGCCCAAAAGCAGTAAACACAAATAACACTTTCATGGGCGGAGTTGATTTGCTTGATGGACTAATCTCGTACTATAGGATTCAGCTTCGCTCAAAGAAGTACTATCACCGTATATTTTTCCATTACATAGACATGGTATTAGTCAATGGATGGTTGATGTATCGTAGACACTGTGATGTACAGAACTTCAGTCACAAGGACCGACTGGACCTTTTGGGGTTTCGATGTGAAGTCGCATCAGCTCTTTGTAAAGAAGGCAAGTACAAAGGGAAGAAAAGGGGCAGGCCTTCTTCTGATTCACTCGAAAGACAATTCGAGATGAAAAAACGAAGAGGACCAACAGCACCTATGCCAGAGTATACATCAAGGCGAGACCAAATAGGTCACTGGCCCAAAATGGAGATCCAGCGCCAAAGGTGCAAGTTCCCAAGCTGCAAGGGCCTAACTGCTGTAAAATGTGAAAAGTGTAGTGTACATCTGTGCTTTACTACCCAGAGAAATTGTTTTAGTGAATTTCACCAGTAAAAATGTTTGCATTGAAAATCAGCAACAATGAACTtactatgtattttatttctgcaAAATGTCAACAATGATTGGAGTTTTGTATTCAATTATATTGTTGAAAACTGAAATAAGTTCCATGGCAATAATAGTTTCTTGTAAAGCTCTATTGCTATAGTTGGTTTctaaataatatgtaaatatcTGTTTTTACCAACCAGGATCTTGTTCAATATTTATGTTTATGCATGTTCAGTATTGCAGTTGTCTTGTAAAGTTATAATGCTATGTTTATTAGTTAGGTACAACTgtgtaaataaaaacatgtaaaataattttgttactgaCTATAAGAGCTTTTGTGTGGAAgtgtgttgtatgagtattgcaGGCTTTTCGTAAAGTTGCATAACTATTACTTTGTTTCGAGCTATGActatatttgcattttataaTCTACTGTAATAATCTGCATTAACAAGTTTTATTGTTAACCATACAAAAATATTGGTTCTTGAATAAAATATGCTTTCTGTAAAGACTTATTCTTATAACTGTGACTGTGTAACAATTGAAATCCAAAAGACTGATAGTATAACATTGTGGCCTGGTGTATCATATATGTTACAAAGctgaatattgtattaaatatgcttcaatttgtttgatattatatgTGAGTGTTATTTATATcctaaacaaaatgaaaatcatgacaaaaaattttttggctttatttttcataattcagGCATTAAGAGGTTAATGCCATCCTTTCCGTTTCACTAAATAATCAAGATATAAGATGTACAGCTGTATAACTATTGTGTCACAAATCTATGACATACCATGTGATGTTTACAGAAATTAAATTGATCAAAACGTGGAAAAAGTTGTACCTATTTCAAggcaaaattttttgttttttcaaaaacgtaaaaatttagcaaataactttaatatatcCAGAATTCCaaagtttatttaaatttcaaactGCGCAATTTTTTGGGTGCCTATTTACAGCATCTGCATTGGCAAGTATGTATGAGCACTCCACTCTTTAGCACAATAGCACAAAGCCAGCTGTGGTGTTGGACAGTGGCTGAGAGCAAACAATGGCATTGTTGCAGCCGCTACTGGACACCGGGCCGCGTCGGCAACTTGTACTCGCCCAACCCGGGAGAAGAGGGCTCCACTCGTCGCGCTCCTTCTGGCTGGAGCTGGCGCCGACTGCCCTGGGCACGCGGGACGCCCCCTGCAGCGGCCAGCCCCCCCACCCCCGAAGCCTTGCCCAGGTACCACTCTCCCAGTAGCTGCCGCTCAGAACCTAGTAGCTGGCAGGCCTGCCCTGGGCACGCGGGATGCCCCCTGCAGCGGCCAGCCCCCCCACCCCCGAAGCCTTGCCCAGGTACCACTCTCCCAGTAGCTGCCGCTCAGAACCTAGTAGCTGGCCGGCCTGCCCTGGGCATGTGGGACGCCCCCTGCAGATGCCAGCCCTCCCACCCCCGAAGCCTTGCCCAGGTACCACTCTCCCAGTAGCTGCCGCTCAGAGCCTAGTAGCTGGCAGGCCTGCCCTGGGCACGCGGGACGCCCCCTGCAGAGACTTCCCCCCTCCCGCGCAGCCTTGCCCAGGTACCACTCTCCCAGTAGCTGCCACTCAGAGCCTAGTAGCTGGCAGGCCTGCCCTGGGCACGCGGGGCGCCCCCTGCAGAGACTTCCCCCCTCCCGCGCAGCCTTGCCCAGGTACCACTCTCCCAGTAGCTGCCGCTCAGAGCCTAGTAGCTGGCAGGCCTGCCCTGGGCACGCGGGGCGCCCCCTTAGGCAGACAAAGCCACCTCCCGATCAGCCTTGCCCAGGTACCTCTCTCCCAGTAGCTGCCGCTCAGAGCCTAGTAGCTGGCAGGCCTGCCCTGGGCACGCGGGGCGCCCCCTGCAGAGACTTCCCCCCTCCCGCGCAGCCTTGCCCAGGTACCACTCTCCCAGTAGCTGCCGCTCAGAACCTAGTAGCTGGCTGGCCTGCCCTGGGCATGTGGGACGCCCCCTGCAGATGCCAGCCCTCCCACCCCCGAAGCCTTGCCCAGGTACCATTCTCCCAGTAGCTGCCGCTCAGAACCTAGTAGCTGGCCGGCCTGCCCTGGGCATGTTGGACGCCCCCTGCAGATGCCAGCCCTCCCACCCCCGAAGCCTTGCCCAGGTACCACTCTCCCAGTAGCTGCCGCTCAGAACCTAGTAGCTGGCCGGCCTGCCCTGGGCACGCGGGACGCCCCCTGCAGCGGCCAGCCCCCCCACCCCCGAAGCCTTGCCCAGGTACCACTCTTCCAGTAGCTCCCGCTCAGAGCCTAGCAGCTGGCAGGCCTGCCCTGGGCATGTGGGACACCCCCTGCAGATGCCAGCCCTCCCACCCCCGAAGCCTTGCCCAGGTACCACTCTCCCAGTAGCTGCCGCTCAGAACCTAGTAGCTGGCCGGCCTGCCCTGAGCACACGGGACGCTTCCTGCAGCGACTTCCCCCCTCCCGTGCAGCATTGCCAAGGTAACACTCTCCCAGTAGCTGCCGCTCAGAGCCTAGTAGCTAGCAGGCCTGCCCTGGGCACGTGGGACGCCCCCtgcttgacccccccccccttcctcagaGCCTTGCCCAGGTACCACTCTCCCAGTAGCTGCTGCTCAGAGCCTAGTAGCTGGCAGGCCTGCCCTGGGCACGCGGGACGCCCCCTGCAGAGACTTCCCCTCTCCCGCGCAGCCTTGCCCAGGTACCACTCTCCCAGTAGCTGCCACTCAGAGCCTAGTAGCTGGCAGGCCTGCCCTGGGCACGCGGGGCGCCCCCTGCAGAGACTTCCCCCCCTCCCGCGCAGCCTTGCCCAGGTACCACTCTCCCAGTAGCTGCCACTCAGAGCCTAGTAGCTGGCAGGCCTGCCCTGGGCACGCGGGGCGCCCCCTGCAGAGACTTCCCCCCTCCCGCGCAGCCTTGCCCAGGTACCACTCTCCCAGTAGCTGCCGCTCAGAGCCTAGTAGCTGGCAGGCCTGCCCTGGGCACGCGGGGCGCCCCCTGCAGAGACTTCCCCCCTCCCGCGCAGCCTTGCCCAGGTACCACTCTCCCAGTAGCTGCCGCTCAGAGCCTAGTAGCTGGCAGGCCTGCCCTGGGCACGCGGGGCGCCCCCTTAGGCAGACAAAGCCACCTCCCGATCAGCCTTGCCCAGTTACCTCTCTCCCAGTAGCTGCCGCTCAGAGCCTAGTAGCTGGCAGGCCTGCCCTGGGCACGCGGGGCGCCCCCTGCAGAGACTTCCCCCCTCCCGCGCAGCCTTGCCCAGGTACCACTCTCCCAGTAGCTGCCGCTCAGAGCCTAGTAGCTGGCAGGCCTGAATGGGCACGCGGGGCGCCCCCTGCAGAGACTTCCCCCCTCCCGCGCAGCCTTGCCCAGGTACCACTGTCCCAGTAGCTGCCGCTCAGAGCCTAGTAGCTGGCAGGCCTGCCCTGGGCACGCGGGAAGCCCCCTTAGGCAGACAAAGCCACCTCCCGATTAGCCTTGCCCAGGTACCTCTCTCCTAGTAGCTGCCGCTCAGAGCCTAGTAGCTGGCAGGCCTGCCCTGGGCACGCGGGGCGCCCCCTGCAGAGACTTCCCCCCTCCCGCGCAGCTATGCCCAGGTACCACTCTCCCAGTAGCTGCCGCTCAGAGCCTAGTAGCTGGCACGCCTGCCCTGGGCACGCGGGGCGCCCCCTGCAGAGACTTCCCCCCTCCCGCGCAGCCTTGCCCAGGTACTACTCTCCCAGTAGCTGCCGCTCAGAGCCTAGTAGCTGGCAGGCCTGCCCTGGGCACGCGGGGCGCCCCCTGCAGAGACTTCCCCCCTCCCGCGCAGCCTTGCCCAGGTACCACTCTCCCAGTAGCTGCTGCTCAGAGCCTAGTAGCTGGCAGGCCTGCCCTGGGCACACGGGGCGCCCCCTGCAGAGACTTCCCCCCTCCCGCGCAGCCTTGGCCAGGTACCACTCTCCCAGTAGCTGCCGCTCAGAGCCTAGTAGCTGGCAGGCCTGCCCTGGGCACGTGGGGCGCCCCCTGCAGAGACTTCCCCCCTCCCGCACAGCCTTGCCCAGGTACCACTCTCCCAGTAGCTGCCGCTCAGAGCCTAGTAGCTGGCAGGCCTGCCCTGGGCACGCGGGGCGCCCCCTGCAGAGACTTCCCCCCTCCCGCGCAGCCTTGCCCAGGTACCACTCTCCCAGTAGCTGCCACTCAGAGCCTAGTAGCTGGCAGGCCTGCCCTGGGCACGCGGGGCGCCCCCTGCAGAGACTTCCCCCCTCCCGATCAGCCTTGCCCAGGTACCTCTCTCCTAGTAGCTGCCGCTCAGAGCCTAGTAGCTGGCAGGCCTGCCCTGGGCACGCGGGGCGCCCCCTGCAGAGACTTCCCCCCTCCCGCGCAGCCTTGCCCAGGTACCACTCTCCCAGTAGCTGCCACTCAGAGCCTAGTAGCTGGCAGGCCTGCCCTGGGCACGCGGGGCGCCCCCTGCAGAGACTTCCCCCCTCCCGATCAGCCTTGCCCAGGTACCTCTCTCCTAGTAGCTGCCGCTCAGAGCCTAGTAGCTGGCAGGCCTGCCCTGGGCACGCGGGGCGCCCCCTGCAGAGACTTCCCCCCTCCCGCGCAGCCTTGCCCAGGTACCACTCTCCCAGTAGCTGCCGCTCAGAGCCTAGAAGCTGGCAAGGCTGCCCTGGGCACGCGGGAAGCCCCCTTAGGCAGACAAAGCCACCTCCCGATCAGCCTTGCCCAGGTACCTCTCTCTGTAGCTGCCGCCTCAGGGGAAGACTAAAGACATACACGTGGCTTATGAACTCTTAGTTGGTGTTTACTttgttttataacactatttTCCAAAACCTTAATTTTTACCTTTATGTTTACTGAACAATAATTCAATTCTTGAAATCACGTAATTTCTTTTATATGATAAAATCAATGGTTATAAATAATTGAGTAAAATGTTTTGATGAGTTGAAcaacttaatttttaacaaaGGCAAATATTCCATGGAACTAAGATATCCTTTGGCTCTCCACTTTTAGAGTAGGTATGGAATGTTTATTTAGTTAGTTTTTGATACTCTTAGCCTAGTACCTACATTATTTtagcattattaattattttcaaactcACTAAATATTTGAGTATTTATGATAAGCAGATGTGGATTATTCACCAGCACACAAACATGATTATAAAAATAACTCTTTTTTACTTTTCTGTTTAATGTCATTATCAATTTTTATGAATAGTAATAGTTTAATAAAACATGATTATATATCCCTAAATTCCAAAAGCATTTACCAGTTTGAAAATTTTGATACTAAAAATTCTGGTTCCAAATATGAAAATACCCTTCACATCTGATTCTCATATTTCTGTATGCAATCTCTGGTATTCACTGCAGTCTCTCTTTATTCCAGGAATAATCCTGTGACCTCTTCATAAGCCTAAAATGTAGAATTCACATGTAGTGAGTATGATTCTGAATCCATtgttttatgtacgtattttttttttattagtaggtTCACTATTGTAGCCTAACGTATATTGGTGATAGTATCCTACTTACTTGAATGTTTGTGTCAATGTACGTCCTCTCTGTTAAATGTACGTAATCAAGTCTGTAGTATCATATCCTACTGATGGGACCATATTTGTTTGATAGGATCACATCCCTTTGATTATATACCTgcaagaaatgtatttttttttt is part of the Bacillus rossius redtenbacheri isolate Brsri chromosome 8, Brsri_v3, whole genome shotgun sequence genome and harbors:
- the LOC134535147 gene encoding piggyBac transposable element-derived protein 2-like — encoded protein: MEENTISRKLRTDFAVPEDSDDSDLDDSDADPDYLPSTSGQQRQALRSTSGNVLSDNSDSSDVSSDESTPVGATTAKIAQSSLHWEKVSQENSEKQSPSCNLREVYSEVESPVYYFRMFFDEDVLDNIMEQSNLFSVQKNPNRPLNVDTNEIEVFMGSCIFMSVFGLPRSRMFWANNTRVETVANVMPRDRWEFIKSCVHFNDNTKLPSRNDPNCDRLFKVRPLVDEMQKKFKNLPLRQMLCVDEQIIPYKGKSALKQYNPKKPHKWGYKEFILSDSNGLVHNLEMYTGSIAPVEGIPDIGPSGNIVLRLLENVPRHEGYLLYCDNWFSSLKLFSVLAEIGIGVLGTIRVNRFPGLQFQTDKEMKKEGEEYLTKLPQK